The window CAATTCAGTCGTTTGGAAAGACGGTATTTAAAGGGCTAAGTTTTACCGTTGAAAATGGAGAGTCTTGGGCCATTATTGGGCAGTCCGGGAAAGAACGCACATTGTTTTTAGAGACTATATTAGGAAGGACAAGTTTAGTGGATGGTAGAATAAGCTGGCCTTTTGCTAGGGAATACCAAGAAAGACAACGCAAGCTTGGTTTGATCAACAGTTATAGAGATTTGATTGCCTTGGTGTCTCAGAAATACACCTTTAGAAATAAATCTAGCCAACAAAACTTTTATTACCAGCAACGGTTCAATAGTGCTGAATCTGAAGATACAGCCACGGTAGATGCGTTCTTGAGAAGTGTTGAAATTAAAAGAAAAGGCCTTTGGGATATAGCTGAAGTTGTTCATTTATTTGGGCTGGAGAAATTAAGAAATAAATCACTAATCAAACTTTCTAACGGGGAAACCAGAAAATTGGCGATGGCAGAAGCATTGATGAAAAACCCGAAGCTCCTGTTAATTGACATGCCATTGGTAGGTTTAGATGCACAGACAAGGGAGCGTTTTGAGGGGATACTCATGGCCATACAAGAATCAGGAATTCAGATCATCATGACCTCATCTGCCAACGAGGTACCTTTATCTGTTGACAAAATTGCTTGGATAGGTGGAGGAAGGCTATCAATTGTTGATGATAGAGATAGTCTTATACCATTAGAAAACGAGAGCAATTCTCAATTTTATCTTAAACCTGAAGTTTTTCAAGGGTTGCTAAAGAGGAATTCCCTTGCTAATTCAACTCGAGTGATCATAAATATGCATGATGTCACTGTCAAATACGGAGATAAAAAATTGCTTGACAATGTTTCATGGAAAGTTTTACCCGGAGAGAAATGGCTTATAAAAGGGCATAATGGGGCAGGGAAATCAACGCTTATCAGTTTGGTGCTTGGAGAAAATCCTCAAGCATATGCCAATGACATTGTGCTTTTTGATAAAAAAAGAGGTACCGGTGAAAGCATTTGGGATATCAAACGGCCCATAGGTTTTGTGTCGGCGGAGTTGGCAAGGTACTTTCCTGTAAACCAAACTTGTAAAAAAGTGGTGGCCTCTGGTTTATTTGATACCATGGGTTTGTTTAAAAAATTAAATAAAGACCAGGAAATATTGGTAAATCGGTGGATGGAGGCTTTTCAGCTTTCCCATTTAAGTGAGCTTAGGTTAACCCAAATTAGCCTGGAAGAGCAACGTTTCTGTCTCTTGGCTAGAGCAATGATCAAGTCACCAACACTACTGGTTTTAGATGAAGCTTCTCAAGGAATGGATGAAGAACAAAGAAATAGGTTCAAGGCTACCATAGAATATTTTTGTGATGAAACAGACTTGACCATGTTGTTTATAAGTCATTATGAAGAGGATATTCCAAAAAATATTAATAAAACAATTGAGCTAGCCTTAGGAAAAACGATTCAATAAAATATCATGACCATAGAAGAAGCACAGCAAAAAGTAGATGAATGGATAAAGACTACAGGGGTTCGTTATTTCAGTGAATTAACAAATATGGCCATTTTGACCGAGGAGGTGGGAGAGGTGGCAAGGGTCATTTCCCGAAAATATGGTGAACAATCATTTAAGGAAAGTGACAAAGATGTAGACTTGGGAGATGAAATGGCCGATGTTTTATGGGTTTTGCTCTGTTTAGCCAACCAAACGGGTGTGGACCTGACAAAGGCTTTTGAGAAAAATTTTGAAAAAAAGAATACCCGGGACATAGACAGGCATAAAAACAATGACAAGCTTAAATCATAGCAATGGTCAAGAAATTTGCACGATGGAACCACTTACAAAGCCTTTACTTCATCACCTACGGAAATTTTTCCGTTATTTAATGCGATTAGGTTTTGTCCAAAAAGGATTTTCCCATCGACCTTCCTGTATTTTGCCAATGTCTTCAATGGTTCTTTACCTTTTGTGGCGGTGTCTTGATCGATTGTAGTCATCACACATCTTGCGCAGGGTTTGGTGACCTGGAAAAACACTTCGCCAATTTGGATTTTATCCCACGAATCTTCTAGGAAAGGTTTGTCTCCTGTAAATACAATATTGGGTCGAAACCTATTCATGGGTACTGGAATCTCCATGCGATCATTTAAATCTTCTAATGAGGCCTCTCCGATGATTAGATAGGGCATACTGTCTGCAAAGCTGACGTATTCATTGTTTACTTTATATTTATTTTCAATAAACCTCTTATTACTCAGGTCCATTTTTAATAATTGGCAACTTATTTTAAGCTGTGCGGAAAACCAAGTGTCGGCTTCGGATGACACATGTAAAGCTTCAATAGGGTCATTCCAGACTTGGCTTTTAATTATTTTACCGGAGCTTTGACTGTAAGGAATTTCTATTCCGTTTTGCGGATTAGATTGATGGTAAACATATAGGCTGTTTTCTCGAATTTCTGTATAAAACAATGCCATTTCGGGCATGGTTCGTTGGGTAAGGAATTTCCCGTTTTCATCCACCAGCATCCAATTTCTGTCAAATTGGAAACCTGAAGTTTCTACAATGGCATCTGTAAAATTTATTCCTCCTAGGGATTTGATGGGGAAGATGTTGATTTGAGAGACTTTCATTCTAAATAATTGATTGACTTATCTTGTAAATATCGACTTCTTTTGCGGTAAAACGATGAGAAATATTGACATTTTTAGAGTTAACCTGTCACGATTTATGACAATGTGGCATTAATTTTTTGAATATTTCACTTGGCACATTGGTTGTTAGAATAGTTTTGTGTTTAAAACGAAAACGACAAAATATATATAATTATGGGAAAAATTATCGGTATTGATTTGGGTACCACCAACTCATGTGTCGCTGTAATGGAAGGGAATGAGCCTGTTGTCATTCAGAACAGTGAAGGAAGAAGGACCACACCTTCAATAGTGGCATTTTTGGACAATGGAAATGGAGAGAGAAAGGTTGGAGATCCGGCTAAACGTCAAGCGATTACCAATCCTGCAAATACAATTTCTTCTGTTAAGAGATTTATGGGAAAGAAATTTTCTGAAATTTCTGAAGATAAAAAACATGCTTCTTATAAAGTAGAAAAAGGACCTAATGACACTGTAGCAGTTAAAATTGGTGACAGGTCCTACACTGCGCAGGAGCTTTCGGCAATGATTTTACAAAAAATGAAATCTACTGCTGAAGATTTCTTGGGTCAGGAGGTTTCAGAAGCGGTAATTACTGTTCCTGCTTACTTTAATGATTCTGAGAGACAAGCAACCAAAGAGGCGGGTCAAATTGCCGGGCTTGATGTGAAGCGTATCATCAACGAACCTACCGCAGCAGCCCTTGCTTATGGGCTTGACAAGAAAAATGCCGACATGAAGATTGCTGTGTTCGATCTTGGTGGAGGTACTTTTGATATCTCTGTGTTAGAACTAGGTGATGGTGTATTTGAAGTTAAATCTACTAACGGTGATGTTCACCTTGGGGGCGATGACTTTGACCAAGTAATCATTGATTGGCTAGCAGCGGAGTTTAAAGCTGAAGAAGATATTGATCTTAAAAATGATCCAATGGCCCTTCAGCGATTAAAAGAAGCGGCTGAGAAGGCTAAAATTGAACTTTCTAGTTCTTCTGCTACAGAAATTAACTTGCCTTACATTACAGCCACACAGACAGGGCCTAAGCACTTGGTTAGAAGTCTTTCGAGAGCGAAATTCGAGCAACTTTCAGATAGTCTTGTGAAAAGATCTATGGAGCCTGTTCGAAAAGCAATGGCCGATGCTTCCTTGTCTCCATCTGATATTGATGAAGTTATACTTGTTGGAGGGTCAACTCGAATCCCTAAAATTCAAGAGGAAGTAGAGAAGTATTTTGGTAAAAAACCTTCAAAAGGTGTAAACCCTGATGAGGTTGTTGCTATAGGTGCTGCCATCCAAGGAGGTGTGCTTACCGGTGAAGTCAAAGATGTATTGTTACTTGATGTAACACCACTGTCATTGGGTATTGAAACCATGGGAGGAGTGTTCACCAAGTTAATTGAATCTAACTCCACCATACCTACCAAAAAATCTGAAGTATTCTCAACAGCTGCAGACAATCAGCCTGCGGTAGATATTCATGTACTTCAGGGGGAAAGGTCAATGGCTAAAGATAACAGGACTATCGGTAGGTTCCAGTTGTCTGATATACCACCATCCCCAAGAGGAGTTCCTCAAATTGAGGTGACATTTGATATAGATGCCAATGGTATCCTTAATGTTTCTGCCAAAGACAAAGGCACTGGTAAGGAGCAAAAAATTAAAATTGAAGCATCTTCCGGCTTGACTGAAGAAGAAATCGAAAGAATGAAGAAAGAAGCTGAAGCAAATGCTGCTACAGATAAGGAGGAGAAAGAAAAAATCGATAAAATCAATCAGGCGGACAGTTTAATTTTTCAGACAGAAAAACAACTGAAAGAATTCGGAGATAAATTGTCTGAAGGAAATAAAACAGCTGTTAACGGAGCATTGGAACAATTGAAAGCTGCTCACCAAAGTCAAGATTTAGCGGCTATTGATTCTGGAATGGAAGCCTTGAATACTGCTTGGAGCGCCGCTTCTCAAGAAATGTACAGTCAAACTCAAGGTGCTGAAGGAGCTGCCGGTCAGCCGGGACCTGATGCTGCTGCAGATGATGCCGGAGATGGCGTCTCAGATGTGGATTATGAAGAAGTAAACGAAGAAGATAAGAAATAAAAAATTTCCATTTCTTTATTTAAATTTCTTGTAATGGTGTCCCTGAATGTCAGGGATGCCATTATTTTTAAAGGGGGTTGATGAATCAATCCTTTTAAATTGAATAGTGAAAGATGAAATCGGAATGTAGGCTAATTCAAATTGACCAAAAATTCTCATTAAGAGATTGGTTTAATATTGTGAGGCTAATTTTTTTCGTACATCTGCATTATAAAAGTTTTGTGCTTAGCAAAGGTTAAGTCCTAATATAATTTAAAAACGGTATGCAGTTAACATCTGAAAATAAACTTAAAAATTTGATTATAGTTGGTGATCGGCTACTTATTAAATTGAAGAAGCCCAACCAAAAAACATCAAGTGGACTTTATCTACCTCCCGGGGTACAGGAAAAAGAAAAAGTCCAACAAGGGTATATCATTAAGGCTGGTCCGGGATATCCCATTCCATTGCCTGTTGAAAATGATGAGCCATGGAAAGATCCAAGTGAGGAAGTAAAATATATCCCTTTACAGGCCAAGGAAGGAGATTTAGCCGTTTTCTTATTGAATGGAGCTTATGAGGTGATGTACGAAGGAGAAAAGTATTATATCGTTCCTCAAAGTGCAATATTGATGTTGGAACGAGAAGAAGAACTGTGATTGGAGGTGTAAAAATTTTAAGTATTAAAGTGAGCTTGCTTATTGTAAGTTCACTTTTTTTTTAACAATTGAAGCCAATATTGAGTTTTATTAATTAAAGAGATATTAATAGAAATTATTTTCTGGTTTCATCGTTGTGTTCATTGATTGTTTTTATGTATTTTGTTTTTTATTTTGAGTTTTGCATATAAATAATTAATTTTATTGTGTTTTAAACTAGATTTATTGTAGTTTAATTAGGTGGTTGTCAGGGGGTGGCAATTTTATTTAAATCGAATCTTGATCACCAAAGTTTCAGGTGGCTATTGTTTATTTTGGCTTTAATAATAGTTTTTTTCAGAATTTAAAAATAGAAAATGATTATTTCATCTTCTTTGGAAAGTATTAAAAGTACTGAGTTGTTTAATTTTTTGCAAGCCCATTTCAGTGAAGGCATGCTTGTTCTTGAAAAAAAAGAGCAGTGGTTTTGTGAATGCGATGATTCCATGATAGACACCCTTGGGTTTTCAACCCTTGGTAAATCTTTTCCCGGTCTATTTGATTTGATGAGAAATGCTGATAAATCTGCCTTTATAGATTTCTTGGAAAGGGGAATCCAGGCAAAGCCGGGAGAGATACTTAGTAATAGATTAGTAGTTCAATCGGCACAAGGGAGATTATTGACTTTGAAATTAAGTGGCTTTGTTACAAAAAGTTCTGAAAACGAAAAATCAATTAGGTTAATCTTTTTTGTGGAGGATCAAACAGAGAGAATCGATAGAGAGAACTTTCATCACCAGTGCAATCTTACTTCAGGAATAGGGTATTGAAGTATCAATTTTGAAAAAAACAAACCTGAATGGAGTGAAGTAACCCGGTTGATTCATGAAGTCCCAGAGGACTTTGAGCCTACCATGGAAGGAGCAATAGAATTTTATAAGGAAGGGTGGAGTAGGGAGGTCATACGTAAGGCTTTTAACAAAACTATTGAGACAGGAGAACCCTTTGAGCTTGATTTAATAATTGTTACCCATACAAAAAAAGAAAAATGGGTGAGGGCTATTGGACAAGCAGAATATGTCGACGGAAAGGTTGTCAGAGTATATGGCACTTTTCAAGATATCCATAGTAGAAAAATTGCCCAATTGAAATGGGAAGAAGAACAAAACAAATTTAAATATGCCATTCAAGGTACAAATCTTGGGACTTGGGAGTGGGATATAGAATCAGGAGCCACCATATTTAGTGAGAGATGGGCTGAAATCCTCGGTTATAAGTTGAGCGAATTGGAGCCTATTGATTTTCAAACTTGGGTGGATCTTATGGATCCTGATGATTTAAAAGTGGCCAATTCAAAATTAAAAAGCTGTTTTGAAGGGGAGTCGGAGTTTTATGACTGCGAGTTTAGGATGACTCATAAGGATGGCTCCAAGAAGTGGATCCATGCCAGGGGAAAAGTAATAACTTGGACAGAAAATGGGGCTCCTAAATTAATGTTTGGTACTCATCAAGATATCAACCATTCCAAAACCAAAGTTCAGGAGCAGGCAATTTTAATCTCTCAGGCCCCATTGGCCATAGCCATGTTCGACAGGGAAATGAGGTATCTTGCTGTGTCCTCAAAGTGGTTATTAGATTATAATTTAGGCGATCGATCTGTAATAGGTAAATACCATTACAATATTTTTCCGGAGATAGATAATTTTTGGAAAGAAATCCATAAAGAGTGCTTGGGAGGGGCTTCCAGATCAAGTAAGGAGGATAAGTTTATAAGAAAGGATGGTACGATTCAGTGGCTCAAATGGGAAGTTAAACCCTGGTATGAGGAGACAGGTGCTATTGGAGGCGTCATTATGTACACTGAAGATTTGACCGAACATAAACTTGTAGCAGAGAAATTAAATATTTCGCTTGATGCCTTTCAAAGAAATTTTGAGAATGCAGGTATTGGTATGGCGATAGTTTCTCAGGAAGGGAAATGGCTCAATGTAAATGACAAAATTTGTCAAATGTTGGGTTATGAGAAAGATGAATTTAGAGGATTGACATTTCAGGAACTTACCCATTCGGATGATTTGGCAACAGACCTAGAGTATCTAAAAGATATCGTTGCAGGAAAACGTCAAACCTATCAAATTGAAAAAAGATACATCCATAAACAAGGATATGAGGTCTCCGCAATATTGGCAGTTTCTGTGGTAAGAGACTCAAAAAACACGATTTTATACTTTATATCTCAACTTATTGATATTTCTGCTGTTAAGCACGCAGAAAATCAAGTGTCTAAATTATTGAAAATGACTCAAAAACAGAATGAGCGTTTGAGAAATTTTGCACATATAGTTTCTCATAATTTACGTTCTCATTCTTCAGGGATGAACATGTTACTAGAGTTACTAGAATTTGAACACCCTGATTTGTTTAAGATGGAAATCATGACTTTGCTGAAAAAGGGTGCAGTAAATCTTACAGGGACGATTGAACACCTGACCGAAATTGTAAATATCAATTTAAATGAGTCTGCAAAGAAAGAACGTGTGGATCTAACCAAAATTATTAGCAAAACAATAGAAAGTGTTTATCCTATTGCACAGAAAGAGGCGGTTGAGTTAATCTGTGAAGTCCCTCCGGAAACTTTTGTGGTTGGTATTTCTGCTTATGTTGAAAGTATTGTGTTAAACTTTATAACGAACGGTATTAAATATAAGTCACCTGAGAGAGATAGTTATTTGAAGATTCTTGTTGAGCCCCATGAGGACGACACTATTGGGCTTCGATTTGAAGACAACGGTTTGGGGATTGATCTTGAAAAAAATGGAGAGTCTTTGTTTGGAATGTATAAGACCTTTCACAGACATAAAGACTCAAGGGGGATAGGTTTGTTTATCACTAAAAACCAAATTGAAAGTATCGGAGGGAGTGTTGAGGTAGAAAGTCAAGAAGGTGTGGGCACTACATTTAGTGTGTTTTTACAGAAAGAATAGGTTCTATTTTTATATTGTGGGTTGAGATGGTAAACATTAAAAAAGCCATGGTGAAATTTTCCACCATGGCTTTTTTAATATTATTAGGATATGAATTTAGAATGAGAATACGCCTGCCACCAAGAATGAAGCTAAATTTTTGGAGCTTTGGTAATCATTGTTGATAAAGAAGTTGTCAGACATCATGTCTAGTCTAGTTTCTGGAATAATGGTAAAGTTATCAGAGATTTTGATGTTTCCGGATAGGGTGCCTGCCACAACTCTGCCATCACCAACACCATTTAAACCAACTACCCCATCCAGTCCGTCATTGAATACTTTGAAGTATTCTCCTCTAGCTCCAATAGAAAATTTATCAGAGGTAGCGAATTGAAGGTATCCGGCAACACCATAGAAACCATAACCATCTCCTGTGGCATCTTGAATAGAAGAACCGTTATACATTTGTCCGGCAGCAGTAGTATTATAAGTGGTGTTTAGTCCTATATACATAGATTCAGTTACATCATATCCGGCTGTAAGGTCAATTTGGAAGGTGTTTCCCATAGAGCTAGGGCCGAAAGCTGACATAGTATTCATGTCTAATTTGCCATCTTGGTCTCCATACAATAGGTTTAAATAAGTTCCTCCTGCGTCTGTAGTGTAAGCCAGTTGCCCCCCTAAAGTATATGATCCATTAAAGTTAAACTCTGTCATATCAGTTGGGTTCATTATAGCAGCCATAAAAGACCAATTGTCTGAGAGTTGAAAATCTGCTTTAAGACCGGTGTGTGAGAACGGACCATATGAAAACATGTAAGATGTAGAATAATTGAAGTTTCCTGTTGGTGAAATAACCTCGTAACCCAAATACGTGTTAAAGTTACCCATGGTGAGTGTTACTACATCACTTACATTGTAATACATGTACAGTTGGTTTACAATCTGAGAACTACCAGCCATACCTCCGGTATACATCGGAGAACCAAAAACGGCATCTTCGCCTCTTGGGCCAAATACCAAATCGGCTACAAACCCTACTTTTTCACCCTCATAAGTAGCAATTACATTGGCCATACCTAGTGCAAAGCCCGGAAGGTTTGCAAATGAAGTAGCAGGTGCTTGTGCAGCATCTCCCTTGTTGGGAGCATTAAGATTGCTTCTGAAATAAGCGTCAACAGATCCTGAAAGTGAAAATTTTGATGGTGTTTCTTGTTCCTCCTGAGCAAGAATAAATGTTACAGGAACTAAAAAAAGTACTGTTAAAATAGTAAATAATTTTTTCATCTTGTTTTTGATTAAATTTGGGAAATGGGAAAGTTTTGTAAGGATCCTGCCAGATTGATGTTTTGAAAAAATTGACAGGATCCTAAAGTTCAATGCTCTTATTTATGATTTTATGAATTATTCGTCATAAATAATGGTGTAACCTCTAATGCCATGCTCGTGGCTATCAAGTCCGGATATTTCGTGTTCTTCAGACACTCTTACACCAATGGTTTTCTTCAATACGAAGAAGATGGCAAGGGCAGAGAAGAAAGCGACTACACCACAAATGGCAATACCTGCTAATTGTGTCAATACAGAATGTTCAGGGTTGGTAGAAAAGATGCCAACAGCTAACGTTCCCCATACACCGCAGGTAAGGTGTACAGATACAGCACCTACTACATCATCAAGTTTCAGTTTATCCAATAGGATGGCAGACAATACAACCAATATACCGGCGATAAATCCTACTAATAGGGCAAATATTGGATTGATAACATCTGCTCCGGCAGTGATACCAACCAAGCCAGCAAGGATTCCATTCAGAACCATACCAAGGTCAAGTCGCTTAAAGGCAATATAAGCTGCAAAAAAGCCGCCTAGTCCACCGGCGCAAGCAGCAAGGGATGTGGTAACAAGTACAAATGACACTAATCCAGGGTCTGCAGAAAGAACAGAACCTCCGTTAAAACCAAACCATCCTAACCAAAGTAAGAATACACCAATTACTGCCAAAGGAACACTAGACCCTGGTTTTTCGATGGTTTTACCATTTACATATTTACCGATACGAGGTCCTACCATGATCACACCAGCCAAAGCTCCCCAGCCACCTACTGAGTGAACCAATGTGGAGCCTGCAAAATCATAGAAACCCATGGCATCCAAGGCGCCTCCGCCCCATTTCCAGCTTCCTATGATTGGGTAAACGATTCCAACAAAGATAACTGTGAAGAATAGGTAAGCCCAAAGCTTAACTCTCTCAGCAATAGCTCCTGATACAATTGTTGCTGCAGTTGCTGCAAACATTGCCTGGAAAAGGAAATCTGTCCAGTAAGTATAGCCGGCATCAGCGTACTCAGCGCTTACGTCAACACTTCCAGGGCTAAACCAGAACATGCTCCATCCGGCGCCGTCAAATCCAAACCATCCTGGTACGTCAAATCCAGGGTACATAAGAAAAAATCCAAGTAAGCCATAAGACAAAATGCCTATTATAGGAGTTACGGTGTTTTTAAAAAGGATATTCACCGTGTTTTTGGCTTGACCAAAGCCAGCTTCTACACCAGCAAAGCCAAGGTGCATAATAAATACAAGTGCCGTGGCTAGCATCATCCATACATTATTTGTTGTAAGGAGATTCTGAGTGATTGCATCGGCATAGTCAATTCCACTAGAATCAACTTGTAATAAAGGAGGTAAAATGTTTTTCATAAGAAACCTAGAATTAAAGGGTTACAGGTTAAACTTTCACTTATAATTTTATTTGAAACAAATTTAGGCAATTAATAGTCAAAAAAACAACTA of the Cyclobacterium marinum DSM 745 genome contains:
- a CDS encoding ATP-binding cassette domain-containing protein, whose amino-acid sequence is MKKEEVFFTINDATIQSFGKTVFKGLSFTVENGESWAIIGQSGKERTLFLETILGRTSLVDGRISWPFAREYQERQRKLGLINSYRDLIALVSQKYTFRNKSSQQNFYYQQRFNSAESEDTATVDAFLRSVEIKRKGLWDIAEVVHLFGLEKLRNKSLIKLSNGETRKLAMAEALMKNPKLLLIDMPLVGLDAQTRERFEGILMAIQESGIQIIMTSSANEVPLSVDKIAWIGGGRLSIVDDRDSLIPLENESNSQFYLKPEVFQGLLKRNSLANSTRVIINMHDVTVKYGDKKLLDNVSWKVLPGEKWLIKGHNGAGKSTLISLVLGENPQAYANDIVLFDKKRGTGESIWDIKRPIGFVSAELARYFPVNQTCKKVVASGLFDTMGLFKKLNKDQEILVNRWMEAFQLSHLSELRLTQISLEEQRFCLLARAMIKSPTLLVLDEASQGMDEEQRNRFKATIEYFCDETDLTMLFISHYEEDIPKNINKTIELALGKTIQ
- a CDS encoding nucleotide pyrophosphohydrolase, with the protein product MTIEEAQQKVDEWIKTTGVRYFSELTNMAILTEEVGEVARVISRKYGEQSFKESDKDVDLGDEMADVLWVLLCLANQTGVDLTKAFEKNFEKKNTRDIDRHKNNDKLKS
- a CDS encoding MOSC domain-containing protein yields the protein MKVSQINIFPIKSLGGINFTDAIVETSGFQFDRNWMLVDENGKFLTQRTMPEMALFYTEIRENSLYVYHQSNPQNGIEIPYSQSSGKIIKSQVWNDPIEALHVSSEADTWFSAQLKISCQLLKMDLSNKRFIENKYKVNNEYVSFADSMPYLIIGEASLEDLNDRMEIPVPMNRFRPNIVFTGDKPFLEDSWDKIQIGEVFFQVTKPCARCVMTTIDQDTATKGKEPLKTLAKYRKVDGKILFGQNLIALNNGKISVGDEVKAL
- the dnaK gene encoding molecular chaperone DnaK, whose amino-acid sequence is MGKIIGIDLGTTNSCVAVMEGNEPVVIQNSEGRRTTPSIVAFLDNGNGERKVGDPAKRQAITNPANTISSVKRFMGKKFSEISEDKKHASYKVEKGPNDTVAVKIGDRSYTAQELSAMILQKMKSTAEDFLGQEVSEAVITVPAYFNDSERQATKEAGQIAGLDVKRIINEPTAAALAYGLDKKNADMKIAVFDLGGGTFDISVLELGDGVFEVKSTNGDVHLGGDDFDQVIIDWLAAEFKAEEDIDLKNDPMALQRLKEAAEKAKIELSSSSATEINLPYITATQTGPKHLVRSLSRAKFEQLSDSLVKRSMEPVRKAMADASLSPSDIDEVILVGGSTRIPKIQEEVEKYFGKKPSKGVNPDEVVAIGAAIQGGVLTGEVKDVLLLDVTPLSLGIETMGGVFTKLIESNSTIPTKKSEVFSTAADNQPAVDIHVLQGERSMAKDNRTIGRFQLSDIPPSPRGVPQIEVTFDIDANGILNVSAKDKGTGKEQKIKIEASSGLTEEEIERMKKEAEANAATDKEEKEKIDKINQADSLIFQTEKQLKEFGDKLSEGNKTAVNGALEQLKAAHQSQDLAAIDSGMEALNTAWSAASQEMYSQTQGAEGAAGQPGPDAAADDAGDGVSDVDYEEVNEEDKK
- a CDS encoding co-chaperone GroES, which codes for MQLTSENKLKNLIIVGDRLLIKLKKPNQKTSSGLYLPPGVQEKEKVQQGYIIKAGPGYPIPLPVENDEPWKDPSEEVKYIPLQAKEGDLAVFLLNGAYEVMYEGEKYYIVPQSAILMLEREEEL
- a CDS encoding PAS domain-containing sensor histidine kinase, which encodes MEGAIEFYKEGWSREVIRKAFNKTIETGEPFELDLIIVTHTKKEKWVRAIGQAEYVDGKVVRVYGTFQDIHSRKIAQLKWEEEQNKFKYAIQGTNLGTWEWDIESGATIFSERWAEILGYKLSELEPIDFQTWVDLMDPDDLKVANSKLKSCFEGESEFYDCEFRMTHKDGSKKWIHARGKVITWTENGAPKLMFGTHQDINHSKTKVQEQAILISQAPLAIAMFDREMRYLAVSSKWLLDYNLGDRSVIGKYHYNIFPEIDNFWKEIHKECLGGASRSSKEDKFIRKDGTIQWLKWEVKPWYEETGAIGGVIMYTEDLTEHKLVAEKLNISLDAFQRNFENAGIGMAIVSQEGKWLNVNDKICQMLGYEKDEFRGLTFQELTHSDDLATDLEYLKDIVAGKRQTYQIEKRYIHKQGYEVSAILAVSVVRDSKNTILYFISQLIDISAVKHAENQVSKLLKMTQKQNERLRNFAHIVSHNLRSHSSGMNMLLELLEFEHPDLFKMEIMTLLKKGAVNLTGTIEHLTEIVNINLNESAKKERVDLTKIISKTIESVYPIAQKEAVELICEVPPETFVVGISAYVESIVLNFITNGIKYKSPERDSYLKILVEPHEDDTIGLRFEDNGLGIDLEKNGESLFGMYKTFHRHKDSRGIGLFITKNQIESIGGSVEVESQEGVGTTFSVFLQKE
- a CDS encoding porin yields the protein MKKLFTILTVLFLVPVTFILAQEEQETPSKFSLSGSVDAYFRSNLNAPNKGDAAQAPATSFANLPGFALGMANVIATYEGEKVGFVADLVFGPRGEDAVFGSPMYTGGMAGSSQIVNQLYMYYNVSDVVTLTMGNFNTYLGYEVISPTGNFNYSTSYMFSYGPFSHTGLKADFQLSDNWSFMAAIMNPTDMTEFNFNGSYTLGGQLAYTTDAGGTYLNLLYGDQDGKLDMNTMSAFGPSSMGNTFQIDLTAGYDVTESMYIGLNTTYNTTAAGQMYNGSSIQDATGDGYGFYGVAGYLQFATSDKFSIGARGEYFKVFNDGLDGVVGLNGVGDGRVVAGTLSGNIKISDNFTIIPETRLDMMSDNFFINNDYQSSKNLASFLVAGVFSF
- a CDS encoding ammonium transporter encodes the protein MKNILPPLLQVDSSGIDYADAITQNLLTTNNVWMMLATALVFIMHLGFAGVEAGFGQAKNTVNILFKNTVTPIIGILSYGLLGFFLMYPGFDVPGWFGFDGAGWSMFWFSPGSVDVSAEYADAGYTYWTDFLFQAMFAATAATIVSGAIAERVKLWAYLFFTVIFVGIVYPIIGSWKWGGGALDAMGFYDFAGSTLVHSVGGWGALAGVIMVGPRIGKYVNGKTIEKPGSSVPLAVIGVFLLWLGWFGFNGGSVLSADPGLVSFVLVTTSLAACAGGLGGFFAAYIAFKRLDLGMVLNGILAGLVGITAGADVINPIFALLVGFIAGILVVLSAILLDKLKLDDVVGAVSVHLTCGVWGTLAVGIFSTNPEHSVLTQLAGIAICGVVAFFSALAIFFVLKKTIGVRVSEEHEISGLDSHEHGIRGYTIIYDE